The Peromyscus maniculatus bairdii isolate BWxNUB_F1_BW_parent chromosome 3, HU_Pman_BW_mat_3.1, whole genome shotgun sequence genome segment GAAGTTGAAtggctctccccttccctcccctgtgCTCTCATTCTCCCCAAGATGTTATGTGCTCGAAACTCCTACTGTATCACCCACAATACACACCTACCATTTACAGACAAAATGGAAGTTACCAGAACTTTCTCAGCTCCCTACCCCAAGGAGAATAAAACTTTGTATTCAGCACCATACTGTTCTCCCGAGGCAGGGCAAAGTGGGGGAATATGAGGGTGAGAAGGAAaccctgctccctgctcctgcaGCTCTGATCTGCTCTCACTGTCAGAAGGGACCTATGGGACCACACAGGGAACGTGTTTTTCCAAACGGTACCCTAATaaagacaggaagtaaactgatCGCTCAGGGCTAGATGTTGTACTTCCAAACGCCCTAGTCAAGAATGCCAAGGCCAGTGATTAGGCTGTGCTTACCTAAGGCCAAACGACAGATAACTTTCAACTCCGGCCTCCTCTCTCCCAGACCTAAATGAAGCCCCTTAGGTCATAAATCCCAAATAAATCCACCATACAACTTTAGTtactgagagaaaaagaaacttcaaCTTTTAATCTAACCTGTGACAAACCACACTCTCTGGGTAATGTTAGGgggggaaaagtgtgtgtgtgtagggggtggggatTAGCAACACTTAAAGACGTAATTTTGAAagccacaagaaaaaaaacatacacatacctaCAACTCCACTGTAGAGCCCCTTAAGCACGAGTGTCCCTTCCTTCAGAAGCCCACAACTGACagtgtttttctctctctattgCAGCACCTTTGTTTCTGCTTCTAATAAATCCAGTTTTGCTTCATACAGATTCGCCCTGAAACTCACTTGCTGAAACCAAAAGCAGGTTTTGCCTGGGTGTCGATCTCTGAAAAGGTGTCGTGTGAAGCTGTGTCGAACAGCAGTGACTTTTATTCCCTCTTGCTAAAAGTGGGAAGAGGCAATTCTTACCCACAGAACTCTCAAGTCTCTCGTTCTAGGCTCACTGCCCACTTCTTGCTCAAGATGCTCTTCATAATGCAACgctctcttttcctctgtgtgtgtctgacaCTCTTCCCTTTTTCGTCTTGTCTAAAGGTTGACACATGGGGATTccacccagggccctgtgctctTCCTCTCTGGAAAATGTcactttttttctccccttctttctcatcCCCATCCCTGCTTTGGCGACCATCACCACCCTTCGGGCGTCTCTAACCTTCCCCTTCAGCCTCTCCCATCCCGCTCCTTCCCAGCTGCATCTCCGGGCATCTCCATTGCCTCTCCCGCGCCCTCTGTGTGTGCGAGGCCGCGTGGCTCCAGTACCTCACAGATCTGAGGAATGTAGTTGTCCCTGAAGTAGTTCCTCAGTTTGGGGGTGGCACTGCGTAGTGAAGCCATGGTCAAGGGCAAGACTGAGAAACTTCCCTCTGCGGGCTACTGGTGTCCAAGCTGCCGAGGCCGGCCGCGTCGGGGCGTTGCCCGGCAACCACGGGGGAGGAGCCGTACAGCCTCCGCCAATCTGGAGGCGGAAAAGAGAGCTTGAGAGAGGGGCGGGGCAGAGTGGCAAGGGGGCGGGACAGGGCGGGCTGGGGCGGGGCAAACGGGAGGGCGGGGCATAGCTGGGCAGGGGAGGttggggcggggctgggggcgggACTCAGGCGGGGAGGTCTGGTCCCGGGAAGAGGCTGCAGTCGGGGTTCAGCGGGAGCGGCGCCTCCGGCGAGCCCCTCCCGCCCGCCGGGGCACAGGCGCTCGCCGCCGCGCGCTGGGTGGGAGGGCTTCCGAGTTCAGCAGGGCGGCTTCCGGAAGGCGGAGCTCCAaccccatttcctttctctgggCCTGAGCTGGTTCTGGCCCTGCTGCACCTGCGTGTGCTCCTGGCTTCCCGGCTCCCTGCGGCAGCGGCATGGGCGGCGCGCGGGACGTGGGCTGGGTGGCGGCGGGGCTGGTCCTCGGCGCCGGCGCCTGCTACTGCATCTACCGGCTGACTCGGGGCCCGCGGCGAGGCGGGCGCCGGCTGCGCCCCTCGCGGTCCGCAGGTGAGGCGATGGGCCAGGTGGACAGGTTCGGGGCTCCAGGGCCACCCCGGGCTGGGCTGGGCCGGAGGTGCCCTAAGCACTCGCGACTCCCTGTTGTCGCAGTAAAACTAGGTCTTAGTGGGAGGACATGGGGCAGGGCgtggagggaggctggaggtAGACGAGTCGGGAAGCCTAGGTTGCCTTGGGTGGGTCCTGAGCCGCTTCCCTGCCCCCGCTTCTTTGTTTAAAATAAGGGCTGAAAACATTGCCCGAAGTTTTCTGTTGCTTCCTCAGGCTTCACAGCCGAGAACTAAGGTTTCTCCACGCCATTGTAGATAACCTGTCACTGTAAAGTTTGTCCTGGGCCTTTGTGTTACCAAAGAGATGCCCCTGACGGCGAGACAGTTAGTGCAGGTCCTTGAGCCCAGGTTGAAACTTGCACGTAGCTGTGTGAAGAAGAGATCCCTAAGGTGCAATTCTGCCAGCACTTCACGGGACCTGTCCAGGGCCTTGAAGCCCTCCATAGCATCCACACCATTCGGGGTGTGTGTTGGAAATAACCTCAGCCTACAGGAGGTACTCCCTTCTGGCAGACAAGGCTTGTAGGTTCAGTCCTATGGTGATTGGGACATTGAGAGGTCCAACAATTTGCTGCACATAAAGGGATCGTTTAGGTCGTGAAAACTGTTGGGCAAacaatttgaaataaaatctgCCCACCAAAACCCTGCCTTCCTCAGAGGTAGAGAAACGTAATTTTTTTATTGAGtaatcattaaaacattttactgaCACCATTACATGTAATTGGCTAATTTTATTCCAAAGATAGAATTCTCACCTCTGTGTAGCTGGgcatatgcaaaataaatagtAGCTTGTCCTTAAAATAAGAAGACTTGACAATACCATTTTCTACACATAGTTCATCTCAAATTCACTGAGAGTTCAGGCAGTTAGAGGTGAGAGTAAAGGCAATATAGATAATTATTGCCTTCccctaaagagaaaataaagcacCTTTATAGGCAGGTAGAAAAGTATTTTCGGGTTGTACAACTTTGgcatttacttttcaaaatttgCACTTACCTAAGGGGACCAGAACCAACTTGACAAACATAGTACAAATCTCCCTCAAtcatgaataaagaaaatctaTCAGAGAGTTGAGGAAATGATATACTGAGGCCAGATGGACATATAAGAAGAAATCATAGGAGTATATGTTATTTATTGcactaatatattttttaaacaacataGTAATGTATAAAAGTCATTAAAATAGTATTTCTGATAACTTGCAACATTAGGAATAGAAGGAAATGTTGTTAAATTGATGGATAATActcatcaaaaacaaacacaaagatgcTTTAATTAAAGgtatttaatattaaaacattAGTTTCATCTTTACTAAGTTCAAGACTAAGAGACGTGCTATCACAACTATTTAGCATTGTCCTGGAGTCCCAGGCATCTTGACAGGAAAAATCATaagcaaaattatagaaaaagaaattctgattTGTAAATGACTTATTTTGAGTCACAAAAGTGCCAGAGAATTAGCTGAACACTAGAAGGGGGGGTTCCATCGGTAAAATGGAACACAACACAGATATACTTAGTACTTTCTTATATCTAAGCACTATGTGCAAGTTTTCAGTATAAATTTAATTGAAAAGATTTCATTTATAATAACTTCTAAAACTAGGAGAATATCAAGCAGGAAGCCTCTATGTAGATAAACTACACAGTGGCACACTGAAAACATGATTGTGGTATTTCCATAGGCCTCCTGCCTGATGGACTCTTAAAAGGGTAATGAGTCCCTCCCTTATCTACTTGGCACAGACCTATCATCGTTGCTCTTTAGGCAGATGTCCCATCAGATCTGTATACCTAATGTTAAAGTAGGAGACAAAATGCTGTCTACATCAGGGGTCCCTGTTATTTACATGCACTTCCTTACTAATAGACATAGATTATGGGACCACTGGCTGATACTTGATGGCTATGAACCTTTGTTTCCTATATAAATTCAGAGTAATAATAGTATCTTTTTCCTAGGAATACCTGAGAATCAAATGATGTAAACCATGTAAAGTGCTTCAGACAAGCAATGCCAGGCAGCCATCTACAGAACCTTGGAAGTTTGGGCTGCCCACTCAGAAGAGGCTTGCTgctccctttcccttttcttcatctttttgaCTCTGACCAAAAGCCTAAGCATGCTTTCCCACACACTTACTTCCTCACTCTTCAgtactttccttcttcttccatgtGCCAGCCTCCACTGCTGAAGCGGCATGTGTTCTTGAAGCTGTGACcttctttcttcatcttcctcttgcCCACAGATGCCAGCATTTACACCTTGCTTGccttttgctttctctcaaaCATGATGAAAATTGTCCccagactttaaaaaacaaaacacttatgccaggtggtggtggcacacacctttaatcccagcactcgggaggcagaggcaggtggatcgctgtgagtttgaggccaggctgggctacagagtgagatccaggacaggctccaaaactacacagagaaaccctgtctcgaaaaaccagaaaaaaacaaaacaaaacacttcactGATGACTTTTAATGACCTTTCAATGGCTTTCCTCTTATGCAGAAGACTTAACCGATCGTTCCTATGATGAGATCTTAAATGCTGAACAACTTGAAAAACTTCTATACCTGCTGGAGTCAACCAATGATCCTATAATTGTTGAAAAAGCCTTGGTCACTCTGGGTAATAATGCAGCCTTCTCAGCTAATCAAGTAAGCCTCCTCTTTTTACACACAGTAGTAGTTATGATTCTAGGCACTTAACTCTCAGAGTCTCTGTATCCTCATATGTACTTATGCTCACaacattatttgttttttttgtatcAGAAAATCACAgccaaataatgacacaggaaGTACTGTCTGAGAAGCTGGATACTAGCATCACATTTGTACTAGTTCCTATTCATCAAAAAGGCAGAgcttccataaaatagaaaaagcacCTAACATTTAAGTATGTGTTTTCATTGGGTAGCTGACCTTGCTGGCATGGTCCTGATGTAGGTGGTCCCTCGGCCAGCGATAACCACCAAATCAGCGTGAATGGCTAAGACTGAAGAGTTCAATGTGAatgcttctttctcccttcccccacagagaacaaggaaaaacaattttgggttttttttcccaacaATGCTTCTTGTTAACATTGACACCAATACAGATTTATTTTGagctaaaaaaaagaattttgaatgtTTTGCCATTAAAAAGTAATACATGTTTGAGGAAATATATGCATTTAAGGTGGTTATGCAATGTGTGCATGTATCAAAACGTAAACTATATATATAGCGTCTGTCAGCTAAAACAAAGAGAGATAGATGAATGGGTAAAAGTGGGTCCACatgaaaaccaggcatggtaccatgcacttataatcccagcactgaggaggcagggagtccctggggctcattggccTAAATGTAGCCTAATCACCAAGCTCTGATCCTAATgagcgaccctgtctcaaaaaataagacagcTACTGAGAAACAATactcaaggttgacctctggctcaCACTTAGGAACATGCCtccacatacataaatatgttcatctccccccccccacgcaTGTAAAGTaaagtaagtaaataatgaaaataaataaatagaaaattaaggCCGAGGAGAAGCTCAGTAGGCAAAGTGGTTCACcttacaagcctgaggacctacaTTCAGTCCTCAGAACTCAAACTAAAACAGCCAAAGCAGGtgtagcacacacttgtaatcccagcactagcaaGCGGGGACAGAAAGCTGATCACTGAGGCTCCCTGGCCGGCCAGCCAGGTCTACTTGGTTGCACTGATTGTACACATTAGTGATGAACTCCGGGTCACCAGTAATACGTTTGTGTCACATTGAGGAAATAAAAGCACTTCCCCTTGAAGTCATTTAACCGAGAGTGAGTCCACTGCACTCCTTGCTCCCCGTGTCTTTTGTCCTCTGTCTGTATGTtgagtctgaatctgtgcctgtctgtgtgtctgcctggtgTATGTCTGTCTGCGAGTGATGTAACTGGCTGTGCCTACAAAGGGCTTCACTGTTTATTGAACGGTGTTTCAGTCAGGGTTCTATtgcttgaagagacaccatgaccacagcagctcttaaaaagaaaacatttaactggggccggcttacagttcagaggtttagtccattattgtcatggtgagaTGCATGTCAGCATATAGGCAGATGTGCTGGAGGGTGGCTGAGAATTCTGCATCTGGAttagggagcaggaagggagtcacactgggcctggcttgagcatctgaaacctgaaagcccactcccagtgacatgcttcctccagcaaggccacacctcctaatagtgccactccttaggAGCCTGTAgggaccatttttattcagaccTCCACAGACAGCATAGAAAACATCATGTGGGGAAGGATGGGACACTTTAAAGAAATCTTTAAtagttttacaagggattaaaTTACTGGCCCCAGCTGATCCCAACTGACCCAGAtaataaacattgtttttaaCCAATATCCATAGTTAGTTTCAACTtctgtatttgctgctttcagcaaTAATGATACACATGCATTATTCTGGTTCAGGGGCAAGAAAGAGTTTGTTACTTAAAATTGTCACTGTACATTAGTTTAGGTTGAAAAAGTTAATTGCTTTGGAAATCCAAGGCAAGGTTAATAGTTACGTtattctcttaaaggcaggtAAAACAGTTTGAGTACATGGTAGGCTAGCAATCTTAAGTGACTTCAAGATTTATTATTAACTTTGGCTATGAGGTCCAGCATTAAATTCCAGTCTTAGaatatatttcagaatattaCATCTCCACACTTGTTGAGTCCCAGCCAATGAAAgaactgtctaaaaaaaaaaaaaaaagtgaatggcATTTTGATGAATGACAGCTGAGGTCGCCCTCTGCAGgcacatagatacacagacactcacataAATACAAttgttttaagtaataaaattttCTAACAGGAAGGTTTGTTTATGAGAATAGCATTTCTCTAAAGTGATTAATTTTAGTTGCATTTTTAGATGTACAGAATTCAGTTAAATGGCTGCATATTGAAGTTACAGtccattttttcccctctcttagGCCATTATTCGTGAGTTGGGTGGTATCCCAATTGTTGGAAACAAAATCAACTCTCTGAACCACAGTATTAAAGAGAAAGCTTTAAATGCACTAAATAACCTGAGTGTGAATGTTGAAAATCAAATCAAGATAAAGGTGAGTTGTCTGAAATAAAAATGCATCGGGTTGTCATTTCAAAACAAGTGATTAAAGGTGAGTAATGGAACGTAAGAGGGTGTCCCTTATAACTTTATAGCCAACCATtacctttaaagaaagaaactaaagcagaGCTATCCCCTAGGCTTTTCTAGTTGGGTTTCAGTTTAATTCAGGAATGCTCAAAGAACAAAGCCAGCATCCAGGAACACAGGCCTGCAGAAAGACTCAGCATCCAGGAACACAGGCCTGCAGAAAGACTCAGCATCCAGGAACACACGCCTGCAGAAAGACTCAGCATCCAGGAACACACGCCTGCGGAAAGACTCAGCATCCAAGAACACAGGCCTGCGGAAAGATTCAGCATCCAGGAACACACACCTGCGGAAAGACTCAGCATCCAGGAACACACACCTACAGAAAGACTCAGCATCCAGGAACACAGGCCTGCGGAAAGACTCAGCATCCAGGAACACAGGCCTGCAGACTCAGCATCCAGGAACACAGGCCTGCAGAAAGACTCAGCATCCAGGAACACAGGCCTGCAGACTCAGCATCCAAGAACACAGGCCTGCGGAAAGACTCAGCATCCAGGAACACAGGCCTGCGGAAAGACTCAGCATCCAGGAACACAGGCCTGCGGAAAGACTCAGCATCCAAGAACACACACCTACAGAAAGACTCAGCATCCAGGAACACACACCTGCAGAAAGACTCAGCATCCAGGAACACACACCTGCGGAAAGACTCAGCATCCAGGAACACACACCTACAGAAAGACTCAGCATCCAGGAACACACACCTACAGAAAGACTCAGCATCCAGGAACACAGGCCTGCGGAAAGACTCAGCATCCAGGAACACAGGCCTGCAGACTCAGCATCCAGGAACACAGGCCTGCAGAAAGACTCAGCATCCAGGAACACAGGCCTGCAGACTCAGCATCCAAGAACACAGGCCTGCGGAAAGACTCAGCATCCAAGAACACACACCTGCGGAAAGACTCAGCATCCAGGAACACACGCCTGCGGAAAGACTCAGCATCCAAGAACACAGGCCTGCGGAAAGACTC includes the following:
- the LOC143272119 gene encoding uncharacterized protein LOC143272119, which gives rise to MLKEQSQHPGTQACRKTQHPGTQACRKTQHPGTHACRKTQHPGTHACGKTQHPRTQACGKIQHPGTHTCGKTQHPGTHTYRKTQHPGTQACGKTQHPGTQACRLSIQEHRPAERLSIQEHRPADSASKNTGLRKDSASRNTGLRKDSASRNTGLRKDSASKNTHLQKDSASRNTHLQKDSASRNTHLRKDSASRNTHLQKDSASRNTHLQKDSASRNTGLRKDSASRNTGLQTQHPGTQACRKTQHPGTQACRLSIQEHRPAERLSIQEHTPAERLSIQEHTPAERLSIQEHRPAERLSIQEHRPADSASKNTHLRKDSASRNTRLQKDSASRNTHLQKDSASRNTHLRKDSASRNTGLQTQHPGTQACRKTQHPGTQACRLSIQEHRPAERLSIQEHTPAERLSIQEHRPVERLNKLKNQVGAAQCFKLFCHPQISRTPTCGALLTIKGSC